Proteins co-encoded in one Brassica oleracea var. oleracea cultivar TO1000 chromosome C4, BOL, whole genome shotgun sequence genomic window:
- the LOC106339823 gene encoding tubulin-folding cofactor A, producing the protein MEAIRNLKIKTSTCKRIVKELHSYEKEVEREAAKTADMKDKGADPYDLKQQENVLGESRMMIPDCHKRLESALADLKSTLAGLEETTGPEVEDAKKTVADVEMQFPTEDA; encoded by the exons ATGGAAGCGATTAGGAATCTGAAGATAAAAACATCAACTTGCAAAAGGATCGTGAAAGAGCTTCACTCCTATGAGAAAGAAGTCGAGAGGGAAGCTGCCAAGACTGCTGACATGAAGGACAAAGGTGCTGACCCTTACGACCTCAAACAGCAG GAGAATGTGTTGGGGGAGTCAAGGATGATGATTCCTGATTGCCACAAACGTCTCGAGTCTGCTTTAGCTGACCTCAAGTCCACTTTG GCGGGATTGGAAGAGACAACAGGTCCAGAAGTTGAAGATGCAAAGAAGACTGTCGCGGATGTGGAGATGCAGTTTCCCACTGAAGATGCCTGA
- the LOC106342338 gene encoding B3 domain-containing transcription repressor VAL1 produces the protein MFEVKMGSKMCMNASCGSTSSVEWKKGWPLRSGALADLCFRCGSAYETSRFCETFHMEQSGWRECYLCNKRLHCGCIASKLVVEFMDYGGVGCTSCTNSHSKRGENPGVFSRLPMNMQQTNGERSEANLFSQPLVSGDDKREEFTPHRGFGNLMKPDNNVTTTVYTHDSSSSSPSQPSLNMALATLPYSPSFATPVVDGNKLMAAGGGASSQSHLFQCSASSILQKPSKTVLGTPPPGTSKSAQARIGRPPVEGRGKGHLLPRYWPKYTDKELQQISGNLNLNIVPLFEKTLSASDAGRIGRLVLPKACAEAYFPPISQSEGIPLKVQDVRGKEWTFQFRFWPNNNSRMYVLEGVTPCIQSMRLQAGDTVTFSRVDPGGKLIMGARKATYTVDMQGCGFSNGASNEDTSSSGVTENLTSINAPSCPSQILEGLPEHLGSPHGGNGLKKSEINGGDDPSRGKEKKRTRTLGAKNKRLLLHSEESMELRLTWEEAQELLRPSANAKPTVVVIEEHEFEEFDEPPVFGKKTILTSRPSGEQERWGSCDDCSKWRRLPLDALLPAKWTCSENVWDSSRCSCSAPEESLKELENVLKAGKEYKKRRIGVSQTARNEQEPSGLDALASAAVLGDALDDSSEVATTTRHPRHRVGCSCIVCIQPPSGKGRHKPTCGCTVCSTVKRRFKTLMMRRKKRQLERDGTAAADEENKEGVEPEKNEGEKEGRIDLNSDPYNREDAEAVAVEKGEESKKSEEGVCWGVSQGGGVLGETEVRGGEAEKTTSEEQKVAS, from the exons ATGTTTGAAGTCAAAATGGGGTCAAAGATGTGCATGAACGCGTCATGCGGCTCGACCTCTAGTGTCGAATGGAAGAAAGGCTGGCCTCTTCGATCTGGTGCCCTCGCTGACCTCTGCTTTCGCTGCGG ATCGGCTTACGAGACGTCTCGGTTCTGCGAAACATTCCATATGGAGCAATCTGGTTGGAGGGAATGCTATTTGTGCAACAAG AGACTTCACTGTGGGTGCATTGCCTCTAAGCTCGTGGTCGAGTTTATGGACTACGGTGGTGTTGGTTGTACTTCCTGTACTAACTCCCAT AGTAAGAGAGGTGAGAATCCAGGTGTATTTAGCAGATTGCCAATGAATATGCAACAAACAAATGGGGAAAGAAGCGAAGCTAATCTCTTTTCTCAGCCACTAGTCTCTGGGGATGACAAAAGAGAAGAGTTCACGCCTCACCGTGGGTTTGGTAATCTCATGAAACCAGATAACAATGTCACCACCACGGTGTATACGCATGACTCATCATCATCATCCCCTTCGCAGCCATCTTTGAATATGGCTTTGGCAACACTTCCTTACAGCCCATCTTTTGCAACCCCTGTCGTAGACGGGAATAAACTCATGGCTGCTGGTGGTGGTGCTTCTTCTCAGTCTCACCTTTTCCAATGCTCTGCGTCTAGTATACTCCAAAAGCCTTCAAAAACTGTTCTTGGAACTCCTCCTCCAGGGACTAGCAAATCCGCTCAGGCCCGGATCGGTAGGCCTCCTGTTGAAGGGCGTGGGAAAGGCCATTTGCTTCCTCGGTATTGGCCTAAGTATACTGATAAAGAGCTTCAGCAAATCTCCGGAAA TTTAAATTTAAACATTGTTCCTCTCTTTGAGAAAACTCTTAGTGCTAGTGACGCCGGTCGCATCGGTCGTCTAGTTCTTCCAAAAGCCTGTGCAGAG GCATACTTTCCTCCCATTAGTCAATCAGAAGGCATACCTCTAAAAGTCCAAGACGTGAGGGGGAAGGAGTGGACCTTCCAGTTCAGATTCTGGCCCAATAACAACAGTAGAATGTATGTCTTGGAAGGTGTCACTCCCTGCATACAGTCCATGAGGCTACAGGCTGGTGATACAG TAACTTTCAGTAGGGTTGATCCTGGTGGGAAGCTAATCATGGGCGCCAGGAAGGCAACTTATACTGTAGACATGCAGGGGTGTGGTTTCTCCAACGGTGCCTCAAACGAGGACACGTCATCGTCTGGCGTTACTGAGAACCTTACCTCCATAAATGCTCCCTCTTGTCCGTCGCAAATACTTGAAGGTCTGCCTGAGCATTTGGGGTCGCCTCACGGTGGTAACGGGTTGAAGAAGAGTGAGATTAACGGAGGCGATGATCCGTCGCGGGGTAAGGAAAAGAAGAGGACAAGAACTCTGGGGGCGAAAAACAAGAGACTGCTTTTGCATAGTGAGGAGTCTATGGAGCTGAGACTCACTTGGGAGGAAGCTCAGGAGCTGCTTCGTCCCTCTGCTAATGCAAAGCCTACCGTTGTTGTCATTGAGGAGCATGAGTTTGAGGAGTTTGACGAACCTCCTGTCTTTGGAAAGAAGACGATACTTACTTCAAGACCTTCAGG TGAACAAGAACGATGGGGATCTTGCGATGACTGTTCTAAATGGAGGAGGCTACCTTTAGACGCTCTTCTCCCAGCAAAGTGGACATGTTCAGAAAATGTTTGGGACAGTAGCAG GTGTTCGTGTTCTGCACCGGAGGAGAGTCTAAAAGAGCTTGAGAATGTTCTCAAAGCTGGAAAAG AGTACAAGAAGAGAAGAATTGGGGTAAGCCAGACAGCGAGAAATGAGCAAGAACCATCGGGACTAGATGCACTAGCGAGCGCAGCAGTTTTAGGAGACGCTTTAGACGACTCCTCAGAGGTTGCGACCACGACGAGACATCCAAGGCACAGGGTTGGATGCTCGTGCATTGTGTGCATTCAGCCGCCAAGCGGGAAAGGTAGGCACAAGCCCACGTGTGGGTGTACAGTGTGCAGCACCGTGAAGAGAAGGTTCAAAACGCTGATGATGAGGAGGAAGAAGAGGCAGTTGGAGCGCGATGGAACAGCAGCAGCAGATGAGGAGAACAAGGAAGGAGTCGAGCCTGAGAAGAATGAAGGAGAGAAGGAAGGGAGAATAGACCTGAACAGTGATCCTTATAACAGAGAAGACGCTGAAGCTGTGGCGGTGGAGAAAGGAGAAGAGAGTAAAAAGAGTGAAGAAGGGGTGTGTTGGGGTGTGTCTCAAGGCGGTGGTGTTTTAGGAGAAACCGAGGTACGAGGAGGAGAGGCTGAGAAAACCACCAGTGAAGAGCAGAAAGTTGCAAGCTGA